The window AGATTCATATCATctataaaatctgaaaattccacCATAGCTCTGGATCTCCTAAGGCAGTTCCTTTTCTCAGAAGGAAATCTGGTAACGTTAAAATCACCACAAACAGCCCATGGGCCCTCCACCAAATTATATGCaatgttaattagttaaacattaagaaataataaaaattttaagaacaaaaaatatttatattcgcATAAAAAATATTACCAGTTTGAGATTAGGCTACTTTTCTTGTCATTTTTACtcactccgtttcaatttagatgagatagtttgacccggcacggagtttaaaaaaaaaaaaaagacttttgaaatttgtgatcttaaaagcttaaggggcaaaagctttgtggggccatgacatttgtgtggttataaaagcttctcattaagggtaaaatgggtaaaatgaagagtttaaagttgaattatttccaattgtagaaatgtgtcattctttttggaacggactaataaggaaagtgtgtcatctaattgaaacagagggagtagtttcctatatttttttatatttctaattaAATACGTTATTAAGCCCACGGGTCGGCCTAGCCTATCCTCGGTCAAGCCTCAGGGGCCACGGGCTTACTTGGGCCGGGCTTAAAAGCCTCGTTTTTAAATAGGCTCCAAAAATCTTAGCCCAACCCTATTAAATCACGGGCTTGGTTGGGCCGGCGAAACCCATATTGACGGCTCTACCTCCCTATGGGATTGGTGGTAGGACATTGATCAACATAAATGTTCTAACTTTATAAGGCATGGGATTGAGCTCTGAAGCATTTGCCTAGAAACAGGAAAATGGCCAAAAAAGCATATACTAAAGACAACCTAATAAAAGAACTCTACATCAACATCACAAAACATAGTAACTTTTAGcttttttggcatttcaagcttTTGTTTATGATTACTTCTAATAATTATCATAGTAATATGTCATTATCATTTTACTTATTTATCTAGGAAAAGATCAGGTATTACAACtttttattttctatattaaAGTATGAAATGCGAGCaatgaacaagaaagaaaaagagaaagaagctATTGATATGTTAGTCAGAAGAACATATATCGGTTGTACATTATTGTAATCGtacatttttattttcattaaacACAATAATCATGTATCTTTTTTCTCCAACTTGCTTGGAATTGAGGTGTAGTAGTAGGTGATGTTGTTGCTGTTATCTAACTGCATGAGTTACACATGCAAAATAGTAACTTATAAAAAAGGGAAGCCCGGTGCAATAAGCTCCcgttatgcgcggggtccggggaaataccggaccacaagggtctattgtacgcagccttatcctacatttttgcaagaggctgtttccatagctcgaacccgtgacctcctggtcacatggcaacaactttaacagttacgccaaggctcctcTTCATGCAAAATAGTAACTTATATTTGCAGATAAGAATTGACAAGACAATGAAAATAATTAATACCGATAACATCCAAAGCACCGCCAGATGCTGCATTCAGAGAAAAACCTCCGGTGTAGCAACATATGTCAAGAACTCTACGACCCTCTGAAATGGTAGATAAGAAGCAACGGTTTTCACGTTGATCGGCATAAAACCCTGTCTTTTGGCCATCCAAGGATATCCAATATGAAATTCCATTCTCCATAacctcaacaaaaaaaaaagattaaaccATGTCAACAAATCTTTCAGGCTTTCAGCAGCGTAGATTAATACTTAACACCATGGCTTAAACCTTTAGCATACAGCATTACAGTGTTCTTTATTTCCAATCATCTTTATTCCAATGCAAGCATAGTTCACATGTTAAATGTAGATATAGAACAAGTCATAGAGTAGTTGCCAAACTATTGCAGAAGTTGTGATTTggtcagttctaataatgcgtgTAACACTAGCTCGTATAAATTTGCTTCAAAATGCACTCTGACCCAGCTGCcaatgcaattgaattgaatttctGGAAACATTTGGAGAGGTATATTGCATTTTAAAAGGGTGAGATCTGGGAAAGCAAATATAAGATATTAAACTTTGATACAAAAAGTAGAAAAAAGGAAGTAAAATCCTCCCATCTAGCCTTTGCTCCTCTCCTCCTTTTCCTTTCCCGTTGCACAACTTGTGTTAGAGCCTCTATCTAGAGAAGATATTCTCTCTATCCCAACTTCAGAGAAAGAGGTACGAAATGAACCTGGAAAAGGGTACTTGACCGAAAGTAATCCCGGTGCACTAAGCGCACGCTATGCGCGGGGTCAGGGGAAGGGCCAGACCACAAGAGTCTAttatacgcagtcttaccctgcatttctgcaagaggctgtttccacggcttgaacccgtgacctcctggtcacatggcagcaactttaccagttacccAGACTGAATGTTGAATAAAAGATTTGATACCATTAGCAAAAACAAGGGGTAGATGACCAAACTAATGAGAGAGACAACCAAGACTTGGAATAATGGAGAAGCACTCTAGAGAGCAAAGGTTTTAGGATACGTAAAACCAAGACCCAAAAAAAATGCATTCCAAGTTTATCTCCCACAAGAGAATAAGATTAGACGGAATTGTGGTGTCTAAATGCAAACAATTTCAGAAATCTAGACTCATTCTTTCAAGAGAATGAcatgataaatgaaataaacacGGGATTAAAATAAGATGACAGAAATGAAATAGTGCTATGAAGGTACAATGTGATAGGAAGATACCTAGCAAAAAGAGCAAGTTATATAGAACAGTTTTGGAACCAGCAATATTATATGTGAGCGACTGTTGGACCTTAGATGGAGGAGAGTCGTGGCGGTATTAAATGATCAAGATACATAACAAAGTGAAAAACAAGTTCTACATGAAGGTTGTGAAACCAGCAATGTGAAATGTgggtgaatatttttgtaagaatgcacgggagaaaaatctggtttttaacaatgatacaatgagccctatatataatacatattctactcctactacatatgggactaggactatttacacataactatctaacactccctctcaagccggtgcatacaaaccacatgtaccgagcttgttacatatgtaactaatacgaggaccagtgaacttggtgaaaatatctgatCATTCGAcacacaaggccactagactccccctgagcaacaaaaccaggcgGTTGTTGATAAATAGAAGTTTGCCGAAAGGTCGCcggaaaaatttaaaaatagtgaAACTAAGCCGAATTCCACACTACAAAATAGGTTTTAAAACATCACCAGAAAACAGAAACTTTTCTGGAAATTactgttcacgccggaaaaaataaaagttgtcagaatttgatgtaatttatatgggtaggctcggaatcaCTGGACGAGTAAGTTGTCCTGAAGTTGTCAAAAAGTGGCCGGAATGGCTCACACGCGCCGGAAAAGTTATTGTAGCTCGTCGGAACCCTAGTTCTGGCGGCGCGTGGGGGCGTGTGGAGACGCGTGAGGGACTTTCTGCCGGGGTGATTGACTGTTTTCGAACAAGATAGTAGTATTGATTTTCGCACAACACTTACTGATGAGGAGATAACACAAATCAATCTTGAGTCGTCAACCGGAAAGACGCACGATGACGGACTTTTCTGTTCCGATGGAACTGGAATTTTTGGGGTTTTGGTTGCACCAGGGTTTTGGATATGATGGTGGTACTGGTATATGCACAGTACCACTGTAGCAGTGATGAACCCTGGGAACAAGACAAAGTTGCCGGAAAATTACACGGCAATGAGATCTTTCTTCCCGGACGTCGTTGGAATGACGCACAACGATGATTTTCTCActgaagctctgataccatgtgagaatgcacaggagaaaaatctagtttttaacaatgatacaatgagccctatatataatacatattctactcctactacatatgggagtaggacatattctactcctactacatatgggactaggactatttacacataactatctaacagCTGCTAAGGAGCAACATATCAACAAGATAAGTgtagtaaaaatatatatgttaagATGGATATGGGTCATACAATATTGAACAAAACCATGATCACATTCAAAATAGGGTGCAAGTTGCACACATAGAGGAGACGATGAGAGAAAGTCATTTGAGCTCTAAAACCCCAACAATCTCTGGAAAAAAATACTACAACTTTGGGAGAAAAAACAAAGAGACCTATGAGCTCCTACGGACTTAGTTAAAGACATAAAAAATGGACGCGAAGGATCTAGATGCGTGATACCAATCAGTTGAAATTAAGGTTTAGTTTTTCTTGTCCGTATGAGCGATACGAATCAATTAGATTAAGGTTTAGTTATTATTTCTACACTTAcattttttaataaagtaaatatcATTAGGGTTTGGGCAAACAACACTCGCAATATTCtataccaaaaagtagaaaaCTTACAAAAATATATGGCTTTCTAAGAATGATACACCATCTTCTATACAACAGAGGACCTCATGAGTGCACCAACAAGAAAGAAGGAATGAGAGGCTACTCGCCTACTCCTCAAATGTACAAATTTCAACCCTAAACCTTCGAAAGCTCTCTCATTTCTTTCTCTCCAAACAATCTACATAAGTGCTAGTAGAGCAACGTCTACCACAATTCTTGCTAAAGATTACCTCTTTCACAATGGATGGCATCACCCAAAGAATTCCAATTAGTTCAAGGTTTCCCACCATATCCTCGAAGCAGCCTGAGAATGTAGAAGGTGATGGTCGACATTTTCACCCGATTCCTTAGACATAAAGCACCAATTGACATAAATGACCTACCTTTTCTTCAGATTTTCGGCCATCAAGATCACCCCTCCTGCTGCACGCCAAGTGAAAAAAATACACCTTTCTCGGAACCTTACTGATCCAAATCGAGCTATATCGGAAGGCAACCACCTCCCTAATCAAAAGCTTCTCATAGAGTGACCTAACAGAAAAGACTCCCTTGTTACCCACTCCCACCTCCATACTCATGCTACCCTGTGAAGTGCTTTCTTTGTGACGCAGATCGACCACATTTTGGAACTCCGTCACCTCCTAATCTTGGAAATTCCTCCTAAATCTTAACCGCAGAAGACTTCACAATCTTACAGCCTCCAAACTTATTGGACTATCAGCTCCGTTTGGCACGAAATTATGTAAATGTTGGGGAAAGAAATTTTTCAAAGTACTGTCCCGGCACCACCTGTGGCCCCAAAAGTTACCCTCATCCGTTCCCTACCCTAAATGACATGTTGTcgccagtgttatcaaaggcgaaaagcgcaaaaaagctctaaggtccgttggggctttaagcgcaaagtgcaaataaagcgtgggctttaatgATAAAAGGCGCAACTggaaaagtaaaaatatgtatatgtagttCAAGACTAATAATTACAatcatgaataacaaatatatggacaaagaaattgaaaaaacaaaATACGATAAAGTGAAATAACAAATGTTTAATGTCGCATTTTCAGGATtacactcattggcaaggaaaaatatgccttagagccttgatgcgatactaaagcgcccacaaagcgaggcgaagcgctcaacatgttttgagcctcgattcagggcttaagcgcgcctttgacaacactggttGTCGCTAACCCTTCCCAGATCCGGAGTTTGCCATGATGTGGTTAAAGATTTGTATGTCAGCCGGGAGACTTAGAGAACTTTAGTTTTAGAGAGCTCCTAGTTTGCCTTAAGAGACGAATTAAATAATATTGAAATGAAAAGGACCCTCGTAGAGCATAAAAATGGATACGGGGGATTCACATAGCCAACCCCAGATGTTTGAGATTAAGGCGTCATTGATTGATGATTGGCCCTTACTTTACTTCCAGCCTGTCATCTGTGTGCCAGAAATATGTCTCAATTTGAACTATTGGCTGGGCCAGGGACCAAATCAGAAAATTTCATGgtttaggtttgaattacaaccttTTAAACTTGAGAAGAATTTAACTTCAGCAGTAGTTTGGCTACTGATTCTGCAACTCAAACAACAAAGATAAAAATCAAAAGTGAGAACAGAGAGAACATTAAAAAAGTCGGCCAGAGAATTTTGACAGGATTAGGCCAAAATATAAACTTCAAGATAACTGAATCAACACTCCACAATATTATTATCTAATAACTAGATCAGTTTTCTGATGCTAATGATAGGCCAGTATAGCATACTTATTTCAAATCTACAGGCAGAAAGCTCACTGGATATTTAGCATCTAAACTGCTTCTAAAGCATTGCTGCGTGCAACATAAGCACCTGTCCACATATCACACTACGGAAGATGATTGTAATTACTTACGATTATGCATCTACGATTTTGCGTTCAGTTTCTGAAACCGACAATAATAGCTTAATGAAAAGGAGATGCCTCCTTAACAACAAATATACCCTCTAAAAGTTAAAAGTCGGATTTAGCATTGTACTTTTGCAAATCCTAGCATCTAACATTTATATGTTAACAGGATTCCATGTCAGATCACACTCTTGGCTTAGTTTCTTATTACCTCCATGCGAGCAAACAACTCTTCGTATCGGTTTTAGCTCAAAACAAATTCTGAATGGCACAACATATCCATATGAATACAGATCTCACCTTTACCCTAGTTTGAGGTATGATTAGATCTGTTTTTTTCAAATCAGAAAGATCTAAGCCTTCTTCTTTCAAGATTTCAACAGTTGGCCTCCAGCTTATCTGTTTGATATTATTTAATCTACTCAAACAATCCGTTATCTGATGCTGGTATATCTGCACCCAAGCAGCTGATGAAGCTATTACAGCTAAATCTCCAAAGATATCAACAATAAGGCCTGATAGTCTGTCATGCAGTAATTTTTGCAATAAGTAAATATCAGATTTCTTGCAATTGAAGTAACTGAATGACAAATTCGAGAGCACgtaaaatcaccaaaatcaccCTTGCAAAAAATGCAAGATGTTAACAGCCTCTGAAAAAACTTGACATATGTATTTCTAATATACATCATAAATTACACATTTGCCCTAAAAAACAACTGCCTACATCTATCTGCATGCTCCTGCCTCTATGAATTTTACTAGGTGAAAGAAAAGGATGACCACTGTCACCCCCGGGTTGGGTgaaactgcatcccatgtcccaTATGAATTTTAGAAGCTTGACGAACTTCTTCCATAGTGAATATGAACCACTTGAAGTTGTCACTATGCCAAAAACTGACTGAACCAACTAGCAGCAACAAACAAAGATTAACTGGACAGAATCCTTtgtccttttttattttataagtagaatgcagccactaatgcttgcattacggAAAGGTAGgatgtctacatcacaccccttggggtgcGCCCCTTCCCCGGACCTTGCGTGAACGCACGATGCTTTCTGCACCGGGCTGCCCAAAATAGAGTTTCATTACTTGCACCAAGAAGGTACTAATATGTACACATAAGACCTCTGATTCCTTTAAATACGGGGGAAATCCAAAAAGTCAGCAATTGTATTTACATCTCTCTTCACAAAAAGCTTGTTGGACCAGAATTCTGTAACTTCTCTCTTCACAAAAAGCTCCTCgaaaattaaatacatattaccTATGCTAAACAAGAAATCCTAATGAACTGAAGCACGAGCTGCTAGCGGACATCATTTCTAAACTTAAGCACTAATAAGCAAAATACTTTTCAATAATAAGACAGTACATCGATTCAAGTCTCTTCAGCTATAACATTTGCCTTCTAGCAAACTTCGCTCTCAAAAAGAAATATAGAAAGAAAAAGGTCTTATTTTTAACACATTGCTAAATCTTCTTCATTCTGTAATGTAAACAGCATAATATTCACAATCACGCATATTATTTGGAGTACATGTAACTAACTAGCGAAATGAGAAGTAGAACACCTCCCATAGGGAATCAGTCAAAAGCTGCAATTAGTAGATATGAGAAGGAGAAATAATTTGAGGAAAATGTCTTATGGATCCTATCAAAGAAGGCTTTACATGTTTTCATCTTAGAAGATACAGAGCATAATAGCATGAGTTAAATTACAGCTATAGCTAACCTATACCTAAATTTTACTAATTTAAAAGGGTCGACTGATTCTTTCCGTGTAAGAAACGGCTATGACAATCATTTACTAGTTGTCCATCTAGCATTGACAGCTAGCAGTCCTCCATCTGTTCCCCATTTCCTCCCTCACtttttttaatcttattttgttttgttttatttggaattgtcCCTCTTTTTTCATAAAATAGTTGCACAGACTGAGTACCTAAAATCCATAATCAGGAACGACTCAACGGTAATGCACCTGACAATGCCATTTAAGTTGCTTGAGTAATTATCTAGAAACTTCATCGCCATAGACATGATCAAATGATTCTTAGTGCCAATAAGGCTCCATACATGAGAAATAGGGATGAATTTTTCAGGAAATATACCTATCGCCTTCGCTATTAACAAGACGATATGCATTTGTGTGAGCAGACGGAAGCCCTAGATTCTTACGCAACTCTGCAGCAGCTGCAATTCTTGTTTCCAGTAGCTTTTCCGCATTAAGCGCACAAGAAGGGTCTCTGCACCGATTTTTCACAGAGCATACCAGTCAAGGTGGTGAATATTTAAATGATGCAACGAAAATAAGAGGGGGAAAAAGGATAAAAGAGACAGATAGTACAGTGTTGTTTCCTCTTCTTGCTGCATGAGGCGGACACGGAACATAGAAGTAGAATTGTAAAATCCCCAGCCAATTGGTTTCTCAGTGCCATCAGCAACAAGGACAATATCCCCAGTGGTGGGCGGTGGTCTACCAATTACTCTATCAATAGCACCACTGTAAACCATTGGACTTCCATCCTTAAATAGTTGTGTCTTGCCCTTTTTAAGCACTACTTTTGCAACACCTGCACAACCAATTCAATCAGATTGGGGCCAGAGGCGGATTCAGGAAGTCTATGGGTTCTTACAGCAACTGCAAATAAGTAAAGAAGACGTCCGATAGATGCACATATTGCAAGTAGGGATAATAATTGAATGGGTACAAACCTGCAGGGTGGTTAGAGGCAATTTCTTGAAGGGAAGGGGTTGCCGGTGATGACGCAAGAGATAGAGACCTGAGCATGAGGCGGCCACTGAGAAGCATAACCGACGTTGTGGACGGTCGATAGCTGCAATTGCTATCTTCTGTCACTGTGTGTGTTACTTATCAAATATGGGCTCTGAATTCAATTGAGCTCTTTTCGTTTAACCTAAGACTGTGAGTCTGTGAGTGACAGATAAAATGACTCCCGAATCTTTCTTGAAAACAGAAAGAACAAAATTTCAAAGGAACATACAGGGATTGTTATGGTGAATTGCAGTGAAGGCTGCTTGGTTTGTTAGCTCGTTGATGAAATAGTTCAAATCTAGATTACAATAGTTTGGTTTAACTTCTTACTAATTTGTTACTAATTTGTTAGTGCTTTTGCTTAATACAATTAGTTAGTGGGATCCTATGTTCGAGCGCAAGATATATTTTGTATGCAGAATTGTACTCATTTTTTGACTATGGTTGAACCAAATAACCTCCTATATTTTCtggtctcttttcttctttttctctcttctttcttagGAGTACTTTTTACTCTCTGTTAAATTACTATGGT is drawn from Nicotiana tabacum cultivar K326 chromosome 9, ASM71507v2, whole genome shotgun sequence and contains these coding sequences:
- the LOC107760018 gene encoding uncharacterized protein LOC107760018 → MLLSGRLMLRSLSLASSPATPSLQEIASNHPAGVAKVVLKKGKTQLFKDGSPMVYSGAIDRVIGRPPPTTGDIVLVADGTEKPIGWGFYNSTSMFRVRLMQQEEETTLDPSCALNAEKLLETRIAAAAELRKNLGLPSAHTNAYRLVNSEGDRLSGLIVDIFGDLAVIASSAAWVQIYQHQITDCLSRLNNIKQISWRPTVEILKEEGLDLSDLKKTDLIIPQTRVKVMENGISYWISLDGQKTGFYADQRENRCFLSTISEGRRVLDICCYTGGFSLNAASGGALDVIGVDSSLPALELAKENVALNGLDSQRISFLREDATEFMKAAVSRNESWDIVILDPPKLAPRKKVLKSASGMYRNLNYLAMQLTKRGGLLMTCSCSGAMTQSGLFFRILQGAASMAGRKITVVRQAGAACDHPIDPAYPEGTYLTNILLRVL